One stretch of Rhinolophus ferrumequinum isolate MPI-CBG mRhiFer1 chromosome 3, mRhiFer1_v1.p, whole genome shotgun sequence DNA includes these proteins:
- the VGLL2 gene encoding transcription cofactor vestigial-like protein 2 isoform X2, with protein MSCLDVMYQVYGPPQPYFAAAYTPYHQKLAYYSKMQEAQECNASPSNSSGSGSSSFSSQTPASIKEEEGSPEKERPPEAEYINSRCVLFTYFQGDISSVVDEHFSRALSQPSSYSPSCTSSKAPRSSGPWRDGSFPMSQRSFPASFWNSAYQAPVPPPLGSPLAAAHSELPFATADPYSPAALHSHLHQGAAEPWHHAHPHHAHPHPHHPYALGGALGAQAATYPRPAAVHEVYAPHFDPRYGPLLMPAASGRPARLATAPAPAAGSPPCELSAKGEPTGAAWAAPGGPFASPAGDVAQGLGLSVDSARRYSLCGASLLS; from the exons ATGAGCTGTCTGGATGTTATGTACCAAGTCTATGGTCCTCCCCAGCCTTACTTCGCAGCCGCCTACACCCCCTACCACCAG AAACTAGCCTATTACTCCAAAATGCAGGAAGCCCAAGAGTGCAACGCCAGCCCCAGCAACAGCAGCGGCAGCGGCAGTTCCTCCTTTTCCAGCCAAACTCCGGCGAGtataaaagaggaagaaggcagCCCGGAGAAAGAGCGCCCACCAGAGGCGGAGTACATCAACTCCCGCTGCGTCCTCTTCACCTATTTCCAGGGGGACATCAGCTCCGTGGTGGACGAGCACTTCAGTAGGGCTCTGAGCCAGCCTAGCAGCTATTCCCCAAGCTGTACAAGCAGCAAAGCACCGCGGAGCTCCGGGCCCTGGCGGG ATGGCTCCTTCCCGATGAGCCAGCGCAGCTTCCCCGCCTCCTTCTGGAATAGCGCGTACCAGGCGCCGGTGCCCCCGCCGCTGGGCAGCCCGCTGGCCGCCGCGCACTCGGAGCTGCCTTTCGCCACAGCGGACCCCTACTCGCCGGCCGCGCTGCACAGCCACCTGCACCAGGGCGCGGCAGAGCCCTGGCACCACGCGCACCCGCACCACGCGCACCCGCACCCACACCACCCCTATGCCCTGGGCGGCGCCCTGGGCGCCCAGGCCGCCACCTACCCGCGGCCCGCCGCCGTGCACGAGGTCTACGCGCCGCACTTCGATCCGCGCTATGGGCCGCTGCTGATGCCCGCCGCCTCGGGGCGCCCGGCCCGCCTCGCGACCGCTCCGGCACCTGCGGCCGGCAGCCCGCCCTGCGAGCTCTCGGCCAAGGGCGAGCCAACTGGTGCAGCGTGGGCTGCGCCCGGGGGACCCTTCGCGAGCCCCGCCGGGGACGTGGCCCAGGGTCTGGGCCTCAGCGTGGATTCAG CTCGTCGTTATTCCCTCTGTGGTGCATCCCTCCTGAGCTGA
- the VGLL2 gene encoding transcription cofactor vestigial-like protein 2 isoform X1, whose amino-acid sequence MSCLDVMYQVYGPPQPYFAAAYTPYHQKLAYYSKMQEAQECNASPSNSSGSGSSSFSSQTPASIKEEEGSPEKERPPEAEYINSRCVLFTYFQGDISSVVDEHFSRALSQPSSYSPSCTSSKAPRSSGPWRDGSFPMSQRSFPASFWNSAYQAPVPPPLGSPLAAAHSELPFATADPYSPAALHSHLHQGAAEPWHHAHPHHAHPHPHHPYALGGALGAQAATYPRPAAVHEVYAPHFDPRYGPLLMPAASGRPARLATAPAPAAGSPPCELSAKGEPTGAAWAAPGGPFASPAGDVAQGLGLSVDSGLQPQDKSKDLYWF is encoded by the exons ATGAGCTGTCTGGATGTTATGTACCAAGTCTATGGTCCTCCCCAGCCTTACTTCGCAGCCGCCTACACCCCCTACCACCAG AAACTAGCCTATTACTCCAAAATGCAGGAAGCCCAAGAGTGCAACGCCAGCCCCAGCAACAGCAGCGGCAGCGGCAGTTCCTCCTTTTCCAGCCAAACTCCGGCGAGtataaaagaggaagaaggcagCCCGGAGAAAGAGCGCCCACCAGAGGCGGAGTACATCAACTCCCGCTGCGTCCTCTTCACCTATTTCCAGGGGGACATCAGCTCCGTGGTGGACGAGCACTTCAGTAGGGCTCTGAGCCAGCCTAGCAGCTATTCCCCAAGCTGTACAAGCAGCAAAGCACCGCGGAGCTCCGGGCCCTGGCGGG ATGGCTCCTTCCCGATGAGCCAGCGCAGCTTCCCCGCCTCCTTCTGGAATAGCGCGTACCAGGCGCCGGTGCCCCCGCCGCTGGGCAGCCCGCTGGCCGCCGCGCACTCGGAGCTGCCTTTCGCCACAGCGGACCCCTACTCGCCGGCCGCGCTGCACAGCCACCTGCACCAGGGCGCGGCAGAGCCCTGGCACCACGCGCACCCGCACCACGCGCACCCGCACCCACACCACCCCTATGCCCTGGGCGGCGCCCTGGGCGCCCAGGCCGCCACCTACCCGCGGCCCGCCGCCGTGCACGAGGTCTACGCGCCGCACTTCGATCCGCGCTATGGGCCGCTGCTGATGCCCGCCGCCTCGGGGCGCCCGGCCCGCCTCGCGACCGCTCCGGCACCTGCGGCCGGCAGCCCGCCCTGCGAGCTCTCGGCCAAGGGCGAGCCAACTGGTGCAGCGTGGGCTGCGCCCGGGGGACCCTTCGCGAGCCCCGCCGGGGACGTGGCCCAGGGTCTGGGCCTCAGCGTGGATTCAG GTTTGCAGCCTCAGGACAAAAGCAAGGATCTGTACTGGTTTTAG
- the VGLL2 gene encoding transcription cofactor vestigial-like protein 2 isoform X3, which translates to MSCLDVMYQVYGPPQPYFAAAYTPYHQEAQECNASPSNSSGSGSSSFSSQTPASIKEEEGSPEKERPPEAEYINSRCVLFTYFQGDISSVVDEHFSRALSQPSSYSPSCTSSKAPRSSGPWRDGSFPMSQRSFPASFWNSAYQAPVPPPLGSPLAAAHSELPFATADPYSPAALHSHLHQGAAEPWHHAHPHHAHPHPHHPYALGGALGAQAATYPRPAAVHEVYAPHFDPRYGPLLMPAASGRPARLATAPAPAAGSPPCELSAKGEPTGAAWAAPGGPFASPAGDVAQGLGLSVDSGLQPQDKSKDLYWF; encoded by the exons ATGAGCTGTCTGGATGTTATGTACCAAGTCTATGGTCCTCCCCAGCCTTACTTCGCAGCCGCCTACACCCCCTACCACCAG GAAGCCCAAGAGTGCAACGCCAGCCCCAGCAACAGCAGCGGCAGCGGCAGTTCCTCCTTTTCCAGCCAAACTCCGGCGAGtataaaagaggaagaaggcagCCCGGAGAAAGAGCGCCCACCAGAGGCGGAGTACATCAACTCCCGCTGCGTCCTCTTCACCTATTTCCAGGGGGACATCAGCTCCGTGGTGGACGAGCACTTCAGTAGGGCTCTGAGCCAGCCTAGCAGCTATTCCCCAAGCTGTACAAGCAGCAAAGCACCGCGGAGCTCCGGGCCCTGGCGGG ATGGCTCCTTCCCGATGAGCCAGCGCAGCTTCCCCGCCTCCTTCTGGAATAGCGCGTACCAGGCGCCGGTGCCCCCGCCGCTGGGCAGCCCGCTGGCCGCCGCGCACTCGGAGCTGCCTTTCGCCACAGCGGACCCCTACTCGCCGGCCGCGCTGCACAGCCACCTGCACCAGGGCGCGGCAGAGCCCTGGCACCACGCGCACCCGCACCACGCGCACCCGCACCCACACCACCCCTATGCCCTGGGCGGCGCCCTGGGCGCCCAGGCCGCCACCTACCCGCGGCCCGCCGCCGTGCACGAGGTCTACGCGCCGCACTTCGATCCGCGCTATGGGCCGCTGCTGATGCCCGCCGCCTCGGGGCGCCCGGCCCGCCTCGCGACCGCTCCGGCACCTGCGGCCGGCAGCCCGCCCTGCGAGCTCTCGGCCAAGGGCGAGCCAACTGGTGCAGCGTGGGCTGCGCCCGGGGGACCCTTCGCGAGCCCCGCCGGGGACGTGGCCCAGGGTCTGGGCCTCAGCGTGGATTCAG GTTTGCAGCCTCAGGACAAAAGCAAGGATCTGTACTGGTTTTAG